A genome region from Halanaerobiales bacterium includes the following:
- a CDS encoding 8-oxoguanine deaminase, giving the protein MSSILIKNIKEIITMDDKKRRLKNHDLLIKDNKIAKIDKNINKENIKELDEVIRGDEYFLYPGLINTHHHFYQTLTRNIAEVQNVELFDWLKTLYPIWANLTEEAVYYSALLASAELLKTGCTTTTDHFYVFPDEQPDDLIDREFEATSEIGIRFHGTRGSMSLSEKDGGLPPDEVVQKSDKILKDSERVIKKYHNNSPFAMQRVSLSPCSPFSVTEEHMKESIKLARKYGVQSHTHVAETKDEEQFTIDNFGLRPLEYMEKLGWIGDDVWYAHGVHLNEAELDRMAETQTAVAHCPVSNQKLASGAANVPYMLENDVPVALGVDGSASNDSSNMILEMKAAFLMHRLTSGIKAISAEDVLGMATNGGSKLLNQPEIGSIEEGKAADLFMVSSKRLGFAGGLSDPVSALVNTGDTQIVDYTIVNGKIVVRNGKLTTYDERKIVENANRISKKMING; this is encoded by the coding sequence ATGTCTTCTATTTTAATAAAAAATATAAAAGAAATTATTACCATGGATGATAAAAAAAGAAGATTGAAAAATCATGATCTTCTTATTAAAGATAATAAAATTGCTAAAATAGATAAAAATATTAATAAGGAAAATATAAAAGAATTAGATGAAGTTATAAGAGGTGATGAATATTTTCTCTACCCAGGGCTTATCAATACTCATCACCATTTCTATCAAACTCTTACTCGCAATATCGCTGAAGTCCAGAATGTAGAATTATTTGATTGGCTTAAGACTCTTTACCCAATCTGGGCCAATCTCACTGAAGAAGCAGTATATTATAGTGCCTTACTTGCTTCTGCTGAATTATTAAAAACAGGTTGTACAACAACCACTGATCACTTTTATGTTTTTCCTGATGAACAACCTGATGATCTTATTGATAGAGAATTTGAAGCAACTTCTGAAATTGGAATTAGATTTCATGGGACAAGAGGAAGTATGTCTTTAAGTGAAAAAGATGGAGGCTTACCTCCTGATGAGGTTGTACAAAAATCTGATAAAATACTTAAAGATTCTGAGAGAGTTATAAAAAAATATCATAATAACTCTCCATTTGCCATGCAGAGAGTATCTCTATCTCCCTGTTCACCATTTTCAGTAACTGAAGAGCATATGAAAGAATCCATAAAACTTGCCAGAAAATATGGAGTACAGAGTCATACTCATGTTGCTGAAACAAAAGATGAAGAGCAATTTACAATCGATAATTTTGGTTTAAGACCTTTAGAATACATGGAAAAGCTGGGTTGGATAGGTGATGATGTCTGGTATGCTCATGGAGTTCATTTAAATGAAGCTGAACTGGATAGAATGGCAGAAACTCAGACTGCTGTTGCTCACTGCCCTGTTTCCAATCAAAAACTTGCCTCTGGTGCTGCCAATGTGCCTTATATGTTAGAAAATGATGTACCGGTGGCTTTAGGTGTAGATGGAAGTGCAAGTAATGATTCTTCCAATATGATTTTAGAAATGAAAGCTGCCTTTTTAATGCATCGTTTAACTTCTGGGATTAAGGCAATAAGTGCTGAAGATGTACTGGGAATGGCGACAAATGGAGGTAGTAAGCTGTTAAACCAACCAGAAATAGGAAGTATTGAAGAAGGTAAAGCTGCTGATTTATTTATGGTTAGTAGTAAACGTCTTGGCTTTGCAGGTGGTCTTTCTGATCCGGTTTCAGCTCTTGTTAATACCGGTG
- a CDS encoding (2Fe-2S)-binding protein, giving the protein MVKNITVNLTVNEKNYELEVAPDERLLDTLREQLRLTGVKEGCSVGECGACTVLLDGKAVHSCMILTAQVDGSEVMTVEGLEKDGELDPLQQSFIDHQAVQCGFCTPGMLMSAKSLLNENPDPDREDIKTAIEGNLCRCTGYEQIIEAVEAVTPNKEEKGAD; this is encoded by the coding sequence ATGGTTAAAAATATTACAGTTAATCTTACAGTAAATGAAAAAAATTATGAATTAGAAGTAGCTCCAGATGAACGACTCCTTGATACTCTAAGAGAACAATTACGACTAACTGGAGTAAAAGAAGGTTGTAGTGTAGGAGAATGTGGAGCCTGTACAGTTTTACTTGATGGAAAAGCAGTTCATTCCTGTATGATTTTAACTGCTCAGGTTGACGGAAGTGAAGTAATGACTGTAGAAGGTTTAGAAAAAGATGGTGAATTAGATCCTTTACAACAGTCTTTTATTGATCATCAGGCTGTACAGTGTGGCTTTTGTACTCCAGGAATGTTAATGTCAGCAAAATCTCTTTTAAATGAAAATCCAGATCCTGATCGTGAAGATATTAAAACTGCTATAGAAGGTAATTTATGTAGATGTACAGGATATGAGCAAATAATAGAAGCTGTCGAGGCTGTAACTCCGAATAAAGAGGAAAAAGGAGCTGATTAA